One Ranitomeya variabilis isolate aRanVar5 chromosome 5, aRanVar5.hap1, whole genome shotgun sequence DNA window includes the following coding sequences:
- the LRRN3 gene encoding leucine-rich repeat neuronal protein 3 — protein MREIKLRINLLFGLTFTALVQATQKKMDCPELCTCEVRPWFTPRSIYIEAFTVDCNALDLYSIPNRLPANTQVLLLQANNIDKIKNADHFPVNLTGLDLSQNNLSSMVNINFTNAHRVLSVYLEENKLVDLTEESFSGLVNLQELYINHNLIATISLNAFAGVGNLLRLHLNANRLQLVNSQWFEGMPHLEILMIGENPIIKIEDMNFKPLINLRSLVLAGINLTEISDNAFIGLENLESISFYDNRFINVPSVALQKVRNLKFLDLNKNPIRRIQRGDFSNMLHLKELGINNMPELVSIDSLAIENLPELRKIEATNNPKLAYIHPNAFYRLPKLETLMLNSNSLSALYRSTIDALPNLKELGIHSNPIRCDCVNRWINMNKTSIRFMETDSLFCVDPPEFEGQNVRHIHFREMMEICLPLIAPQSFPSDLDIRTGNSISLHCRATAEPEPDIYWITPSGSKLQPNTINGPFYVHIEGTLEITSISVLEAGLYTCVAKNLVGADLKTVMITVDGFLPEDANGSVSIDIKEIQSNSVLVSWNSQSRILKSSVQWIASLNAEYMRIAHSVRMPSDIKQYNLTRLSPLTEYKICIDVPNIYQQVEKQCINVTTKGMDALRKHNESFKTTALIIILCGLFGIITVAYFFNYISLYLRRFSEQRCSENLLQTPPFAYNDLYPPLLSLWNLDNDSTSLEVKSTVIQVPSMIP, from the coding sequence ATGAGGGAAATAAAACTCAGAATTAACTTGCTGTTTGGACTAACATTCACCGCATTGGTGCAAGCAACTCAAAAAAAGATGGATTGTCCAGAGCTGTGCACATGTGAGGTTCGACCGTGGTTTACGCCGAGATCTATTTATATTGAAGCTTTCACGGTGGATTGCAATGCATTAGATCTTTATAGCATCCCTAACAGACTTCCAGCAAACACACAAGTCTTACTTTTACAGGCTAATAATATTGACAAAATTAAAAATGCGGATCATTTTCCAGTAAATCTTACAGGGCTGGATTTATCACAGAACAATCTGTCCTCTATGGTCAATATCAATTTCACAAATGCCCATCGGGTGCTTTCTGTATACCTGGAGGAAAATAAACTAGTGGACCTAACAGAGGAAAGCTTTTCTGGACTGGTAAATTTACAAGAGCTCTACATCAATCATAACTTGATAGCCACAATTTCTTTAAATGCATTTGCTGGGGTTGGCAATTTGCTCAGGCTTCACCTTAACGCAAACAGATTGCAATTGGTTAATAGTCAGTGGTTTGAAGGAATGCCGCATCTGGAGATTCTCATGATTGGTGAAAATCCAATAATCAAAATCGAAGATATGAACTTTAAGCCTCTTATCAATCTGCGCAGCCTGGTTTTAGCAGGAATAAATCTGACAGAAATATCTGATAATGCCTTCATAGGCCTAGAAAATTTGGAAAGCATTTCTTTCTATGACAACAGATTTATTAACGTCCCGTCTGTTGCTCTTCAAAAGGTTCGGAACCTTAAATTTTTGGATCTAAATAAAAATCCTATTCGGAGAATACAAAGAGGGGATTTCAGCAATATGTTACACTTGAAAGAGCTGGGCATTAATAACATGCCTGAGCTAGTTTCAATAGATAGTCTTGCCATCGAAAATTTGCCTGAACTGAGAAAAATAGAAGCAACCAATAACCCTAAACTGGCCTACATTCATCCCAATGCGTTCTATAGACTTCCTAAATTGGAAACCCTCATGCTCAACAGTAACTCACTCAGCGCACTATATAGAAGCACTATCGACGCTCTGCCCAATCTTAAAGAATTGGGAATACACAGCAACCCCATCAGATGTGACTGTGTGAACCGCTGGATAAATATGAATAAAACAAGCATCCGTTTTATGGAAACTGATTCGTTGTTTTGTGTGGATCCTCCAGAATTTGAAGGTCAGAATGTTAGACACATACATTTTAGGGAAATGATGGAAATATGTTTACCGCTTATTGCGCCACAGAGCTTTCCTTCAGATCTGGATATAAGAACTGGTAACTCCATTTCATTACATTGTCGAGCTACGGCAGAACCAGAGCCAGACATTTATTGGATCACACCTTCGGGTTCTAAGCTTCAACCCAATACAATTAATGGTCCATTTTATGTCCACATTGAAGGAACATTAGAAATCACCAGCATAAGTGTTTTAGAAGCTGGACTTTATACCTGTGTTGCAAAGAACCTGGTTGGTGCAGATTTGAAAACAGTCATGATCACAGTGGATGGATTCCTACCGGAGGATGCCAATGGATCAGTCAGCATCGATATCAAGGAAATTCAAAGTAATTCTGTTTTGGTGTCTTGGAATTCCCAATCAAGGATTTTGAAGTCTAGTGTGCAGTGGATAGCATCCTTGAATGCGGAATACATGAGAATTGCCCACAGTGTCCGAATGCCGTCAGACATCAAACAATACAATTTAACGCGTCTAAGTCCTCTGACTGAATATAAGATCTGCATCGATGTACCCAACATCTATCAGCAAGTGGAAAAGCAATGCATTAACGTTACCACAAAAGGAATGGATGCTTTGAGAAAACATAATGAATCCTTTAAAACTACAGCTCTGATTATTATCTTATGCGGTCTGTTTGGGATCATTACCGTGGCTTATTTCTTCAATTATATCTCTTTATACTTAAGACGATTTTCGGAGCAGAGATGTAGTGAAAACCTTTTGCAGACCCCACCATTTGCTTACAATGACCTTTACCCTCCGTTGCTGAGCCTTTGGAATCTTGACAATGATAGCACATCCCTAGAAGTCAAATCTACAGTAATACAAGTACCCAGTATGATTCCCTAA